A single Desulfuromonas sp. DNA region contains:
- a CDS encoding sensor domain-containing diguanylate cyclase: protein MLGLETAFDAAIKAVRALVPADFVAISMIEEDSHRTVRAEGVSAEKLQGRTFPLHQGLVGQAMKFRSTLPDRGEYRGSIPVFCSDHLFNGYRSLLIIPLQREEGEALGALTVAARKPGLFTRSLREILEVIAGQVAIKIDLAQSHEQINKLATTDGLTGLTNHRAFQHGFDVMLSRARRRKSSLCLLLCDVDSFKGINDTFGHPFGDKVLRGVAATMADTARLVDLVARYGGEEFAIVLEDSEEGGGRQLGERIRQRVESMEFLHEGEAVTVSLSLGLSVFPDDGRDKGELISRADKALYQAKCRGRNRSVAWSELARENLPRKEMEGGLLPQSPPA, encoded by the coding sequence GTGCTCGGCCTTGAAACCGCGTTCGACGCCGCCATCAAGGCGGTCAGGGCCCTGGTGCCGGCCGATTTCGTGGCCATCAGCATGATCGAGGAGGACAGCCACCGCACGGTCCGGGCCGAGGGGGTCAGCGCCGAGAAGCTGCAGGGCAGGACCTTCCCCCTCCACCAGGGCCTGGTGGGGCAGGCCATGAAGTTCAGAAGCACCCTTCCGGATCGCGGGGAGTACCGGGGCAGCATTCCGGTCTTCTGCAGCGACCACCTCTTCAACGGGTACCGCTCCCTGCTCATCATCCCCCTCCAGCGGGAGGAGGGCGAGGCCCTCGGCGCCCTGACCGTGGCGGCCCGGAAACCGGGCCTGTTCACCCGCTCCCTGCGCGAGATTCTCGAGGTCATCGCCGGCCAGGTGGCCATCAAGATCGACCTGGCCCAGTCCCACGAGCAGATCAACAAGCTGGCCACCACCGACGGGCTGACCGGCCTCACCAACCACCGGGCCTTCCAGCACGGCTTCGACGTCATGCTCTCCCGGGCCCGGCGCCGGAAGAGCTCCCTCTGCCTGCTGCTGTGCGACGTCGATTCGTTCAAGGGGATCAACGACACCTTCGGGCATCCCTTCGGCGACAAGGTGCTCCGGGGCGTCGCCGCGACGATGGCCGACACGGCCCGCCTCGTGGACTTGGTCGCCCGCTACGGGGGAGAGGAATTCGCCATTGTCCTGGAAGACTCGGAGGAAGGGGGAGGACGCCAGCTGGGCGAGCGCATCCGCCAAAGGGTCGAAAGCATGGAGTTCCTGCACGAGGGAGAGGCGGTCACCGTCTCCCTCTCCCTTGGGCTGTCGGTCTTTCCCGACGACGGCAGAGACAAGGGGGAGCTTATCTCCCGTGCCGACAAGGCCCTCTACCAGGCCAAGTGCAGGGGCCGCAACCGCTCGGTCGCCTGGTCCGAACTGGCCCGGGAGAACCTCCCACGCAAAGAGATGGAGGGCGGCCTGCTGCCCCAGTCGCCCCCGGCCTGA
- a CDS encoding sigma-54 dependent transcriptional regulator, which yields MMTPKRIMLVDNEEGLCRMMEAVLLDSGYAVKAYTRSFEAVEEFKPDQWDLVISDIKMPGLDGLEVLQRIKDKAPTVPVIMITAYATVEMSIQALRKGAYDMLTKPFEPEELLYRVKNALKHTQLMEENRELKEELAGKFRFDNIIGASAGLSTLLETVTKLAVRDTSILITGESGTGKELIAQAIHYNSPRKEKRFVAINCGALPESVLESELFGSKKGAFTGATENRQGLLEAADGGTLFLDEVGNLPMNVQKTLLRFLQEKEFHRIGDTKPTKVDVRILSATNSDLLAEVEAGTFREDLYYRLNVVNLHMPPLRERRADIPLLASHFINQQNEKFGTDIKGLSHEAHHAACDFAWPGNIRQLKNVIEASMALEGGDTISLDVLSQFIDVTRAENGPAEGGGSDYASSLADFETDYLKQLLIKSGGNVEAAAREADMNMATIYRKMKKYGLRKDDFAGG from the coding sequence CTGATGACCCCGAAACGGATCATGCTCGTCGACAACGAGGAAGGACTCTGCCGCATGATGGAGGCGGTCCTTCTGGACAGCGGCTACGCGGTCAAGGCCTACACCCGCTCCTTCGAAGCGGTCGAGGAGTTCAAGCCCGACCAGTGGGACCTGGTCATTTCCGACATCAAGATGCCGGGGCTCGACGGTCTCGAGGTGCTGCAGCGGATCAAGGACAAGGCCCCGACGGTCCCTGTGATCATGATCACCGCTTACGCCACCGTGGAGATGTCGATCCAGGCCCTGCGCAAGGGGGCCTACGACATGCTGACCAAGCCCTTCGAGCCCGAGGAGCTGCTCTACCGGGTCAAGAACGCCCTGAAGCACACTCAGCTGATGGAGGAGAACCGGGAACTCAAGGAGGAGCTGGCCGGCAAGTTCCGCTTCGACAACATCATCGGCGCCTCGGCGGGGCTCAGCACCCTCCTGGAGACGGTGACCAAGCTGGCCGTTCGCGACACCTCGATCCTCATCACCGGCGAGTCGGGCACCGGCAAGGAACTCATCGCCCAGGCGATCCACTACAACTCCCCCCGCAAGGAGAAGCGCTTCGTGGCCATCAACTGCGGGGCCCTGCCCGAATCGGTTCTGGAGAGCGAGCTGTTCGGCTCCAAGAAGGGCGCCTTTACCGGGGCCACCGAAAACCGACAGGGCCTGCTCGAGGCGGCCGACGGCGGCACCCTCTTTCTCGACGAAGTCGGCAACCTGCCGATGAACGTCCAGAAGACCCTGCTGCGCTTTCTCCAGGAGAAGGAGTTCCACCGCATCGGCGATACCAAGCCGACCAAAGTCGACGTGCGCATCCTCTCGGCCACCAACTCCGACCTGCTCGCCGAGGTCGAGGCCGGGACCTTCCGGGAGGACCTCTACTACCGCCTCAACGTGGTCAACCTCCACATGCCGCCGCTGCGCGAGCGCCGCGCGGACATCCCCCTGCTCGCCTCCCACTTCATCAATCAGCAGAACGAAAAGTTCGGCACCGACATCAAGGGACTCTCTCACGAAGCCCACCACGCGGCCTGCGACTTCGCCTGGCCGGGCAACATCCGCCAGCTCAAGAACGTCATCGAGGCCTCCATGGCCCTGGAGGGGGGGGACACCATCAGCCTCGATGTCCTCTCCCAGTTCATCGACGTGACCCGGGCCGAGAACGGCCCGGCGGAGGGCGGCGGCAGCGACTACGCCTCCTCTCTGGCCGACTTCGAAACCGACTACCTCAAACAGCTCCTTATCAAGAGCGGCGGCAACGTCGAGGCCGCCGCCAGGGAGGCCGACATGAACATGGCCACCATCTACCGGAAAATGAAAAAGTACGGCCTGCGCAAAGACGACTTCGCGGGGGGATAG
- a CDS encoding cytochrome c3 family protein has product MNYRNRSIPLAAAALITVLATVSWGAPPEATCLSARCHQGLTGTRYLHGPVAAEQVRSGGCVACHRPGGRGCTPAHGGQYSLPAKGLCLTCHDQGSATEHSLARTNCLSCHDPHGTESGPNLLRAGS; this is encoded by the coding sequence TTGAATTATAGGAATCGAAGCATCCCCCTCGCCGCAGCGGCCCTGATAACCGTTCTGGCCACCGTGTCGTGGGGAGCGCCGCCGGAGGCGACCTGTCTTTCGGCCCGCTGTCACCAGGGCCTCACCGGGACCAGGTATCTGCACGGTCCGGTCGCGGCCGAGCAGGTTCGAAGCGGGGGCTGCGTAGCCTGTCACCGGCCCGGGGGACGAGGATGCACACCGGCGCATGGCGGCCAGTACAGCCTGCCGGCCAAGGGACTCTGCCTGACCTGCCACGACCAGGGCAGCGCCACCGAGCACTCCCTGGCCCGGACGAATTGCCTCTCCTGTCATGACCCCCACGGAACCGAGTCGGGCCCCAACCTCCTGAGGGCAGGCAGCTGA
- a CDS encoding acetate uptake transporter, translating into MADQAPVNASSLALHDTTANPAPLGLLGFGMTTVLLNLHNAGFFPLDTMILGMGIFYGGIGQILVGIMEWKKNNTFGATAFTSYGLFWLSLIALIVLPKTGWGEAPQPSAMTAYLTMWGLFTAVLFLGTFKLSRALQFVFGSLMILFFMLAAADATGNHALKTLAGWEGVLCGLSAIYTGMAQVLNEVFGRTVAPLGEVRKA; encoded by the coding sequence ATGGCCGACCAGGCTCCCGTCAACGCATCATCCCTGGCCCTCCACGACACTACCGCCAACCCGGCCCCGCTGGGCCTGCTCGGCTTCGGCATGACCACCGTGCTGCTCAACCTGCACAACGCCGGCTTCTTCCCCCTCGACACCATGATCCTCGGCATGGGCATCTTCTACGGCGGCATCGGCCAGATCTTGGTCGGCATCATGGAATGGAAGAAGAACAACACCTTCGGAGCGACCGCCTTCACCTCCTACGGGCTGTTCTGGCTCTCCCTGATCGCCCTCATCGTCCTGCCCAAGACGGGCTGGGGCGAGGCTCCCCAGCCCTCGGCCATGACCGCCTACCTCACGATGTGGGGCCTCTTTACCGCGGTCCTCTTCCTCGGCACCTTCAAGCTGAGCCGCGCCCTGCAGTTCGTGTTCGGCTCCCTGATGATTCTCTTCTTCATGCTCGCCGCGGCCGACGCCACCGGCAACCACGCCCTCAAGACGCTCGCCGGCTGGGAGGGGGTTCTCTGCGGGCTCTCCGCCATCTACACCGGCATGGCCCAGGTGCTGAACGAGGTCTTCGGGCGCACCGTCGCCCCCCTCGGCGAGGTTCGCAAGGCCTGA
- a CDS encoding AI-2E family transporter, whose product MITPPASPQRGLTKAQVLLIFLVLTAAIATGLSIFSSASTVISLFRTATAGLFLPILLSLIMTFLLDPIVSFIERGEIRRTTCIFIVYFLIALLLYFAANWFAPHWQQMWGSLKTDMPRYLSRMVMFLNEAQTNLQSRFPIIEHYDLPGRARQLAEQFLAQILVQTPKSALRIGTLMILGPLFTFFFLRDGHRTMRAFIGLVPNRYFEMAHDLYYNVSRQMAHFIRGRILEAFIIGMVVTAGLSLTDIGYAPILGLFAGITNLVPYIGPIVGMIPGILIALVDLGMGGQFWWIVIVYVLLAQVVIDNFLLIPILISRVSNLHPLWVILAIIMGGKLYGVLGMIIGVPVASIIKIAILETRHYRRTFTLPGAVQDNDQPTA is encoded by the coding sequence ATGATCACGCCCCCCGCCTCCCCACAGAGGGGCCTGACCAAGGCCCAGGTCCTGCTGATCTTCCTGGTCCTGACCGCGGCCATCGCCACCGGCCTGTCGATCTTCTCCTCGGCCTCCACGGTCATCTCCCTGTTCAGGACAGCCACCGCGGGCCTTTTCCTGCCGATCCTGCTCTCGCTGATCATGACCTTCCTGCTCGACCCCATTGTGAGCTTCATCGAGCGGGGGGAGATCAGGCGCACCACCTGCATCTTCATCGTCTATTTCCTGATCGCCCTGCTGCTGTACTTCGCCGCGAACTGGTTCGCGCCCCACTGGCAGCAGATGTGGGGCTCGCTGAAGACGGACATGCCGCGCTACCTGTCGCGGATGGTCATGTTCCTCAACGAGGCCCAGACCAACCTGCAGAGCCGGTTCCCCATCATCGAGCACTACGACCTGCCGGGACGGGCCCGCCAGCTGGCCGAACAGTTTCTCGCCCAGATCCTGGTCCAGACCCCCAAATCGGCCCTGCGCATCGGCACCCTGATGATCCTCGGGCCGCTCTTCACCTTTTTCTTCCTGCGCGACGGGCACCGCACCATGCGCGCCTTTATCGGCCTGGTTCCCAACCGCTACTTCGAAATGGCCCACGATCTCTACTACAACGTCAGCCGCCAGATGGCCCATTTCATCCGGGGGCGCATCCTCGAGGCGTTCATTATCGGGATGGTGGTCACCGCGGGGCTCTCCCTGACCGACATCGGCTACGCCCCCATCCTCGGCCTGTTCGCCGGAATCACCAACCTGGTCCCCTATATCGGGCCCATCGTCGGGATGATCCCCGGCATCCTCATCGCCCTTGTCGACCTCGGCATGGGCGGCCAGTTCTGGTGGATCGTCATCGTCTACGTTCTTCTCGCCCAGGTCGTCATCGACAATTTCCTCCTCATCCCCATCCTCATCTCCCGGGTCTCGAACCTCCACCCCCTCTGGGTCATCCTCGCCATTATCATGGGAGGCAAGCTCTACGGGGTGCTCGGGATGATCATCGGCGTGCCGGTCGCCAGCATCATCAAGATCGCCATCCTGGAGACCCGCCATTACCGCCGCACCTTCACCCTCCCCGGAGCGGTCCAAGACAACGACCAGCCGACCGCCTAG
- a CDS encoding cyclic nucleotide-binding domain-containing protein — MNPLWSNIFRKKAEEDSLAHFLGAVPVFSELVGRDLVFLEGLVHNRHYSPREAVFEEGDPGSGMYVIRTGRVEIFVRREGGREETLALLGPGDFFGETTLTAPATRTAAARTLDATELVGLFRADLLETAQKHPGLANRILLGLTRIVSERLQAAGQEVLRLKGLSETAGSSGPVDA; from the coding sequence ATGAACCCGCTCTGGAGCAATATCTTCCGCAAAAAGGCCGAAGAAGATTCCCTGGCACACTTCCTGGGGGCGGTGCCGGTCTTTTCCGAACTGGTGGGGCGCGACCTCGTCTTTCTGGAAGGTCTGGTCCACAACCGCCACTACTCCCCCCGGGAGGCGGTCTTCGAGGAGGGGGACCCGGGATCGGGCATGTACGTGATCCGCACCGGGCGGGTGGAGATCTTCGTCCGCCGGGAAGGGGGTCGGGAGGAGACCCTGGCCCTGCTCGGCCCGGGAGATTTCTTCGGGGAGACCACCCTGACCGCTCCCGCAACCCGGACCGCCGCGGCCCGCACTCTGGACGCCACCGAACTGGTCGGGCTCTTTCGCGCCGACCTGCTCGAGACGGCGCAGAAACACCCGGGACTGGCCAACCGGATCCTCCTCGGCCTGACCCGCATCGTAAGCGAGCGCCTGCAGGCGGCCGGCCAGGAGGTCCTCCGCCTCAAGGGCCTCTCCGAAACCGCCGGGTCCTCGGGCCCCGTCGACGCATGA
- the uvrC gene encoding excinuclease ABC subunit UvrC: protein MSSKPTLPEIDLKKFPTAPGVYLMKGEGGEILYVGKAKSLRARLRSYFASAGDGRLHVRFLMNRVRDIETIVTDTEKEALILENTLIKRHRPRYNIDLRDDKTYVSLRLDPREEFPFLQVVRRVPRDGALYFGPFASSAAVKETLKEIHRIFPLRRYPIERCRRRGRPCLFHQMGQCSAPCHGLISAGDYRELVRGVIALLAGRQSEVVDVMRARMGAAAAAMRYEEAARLRDQIRAVEQTVEKQKVDAAAGGDQDVVGLHREGGEVEIAVLFFRLGKLVDRRSYNLTWRLDETELLSSFLQEFYGRDVFVPDQVLLPLAVDDAEALGEWLGEKKGRKVAVLTPRRGPKVELVGMAGRNARESFRERGSRREAREAVLEELCRRLHLSRSPRRMECFDISHVQGRLTVGSMAVVSEGEPDCSAYRHFRIRSVEGTDDYACLREVLRRRLQRGLKEGGLPDFILVDGGRGQLSVLSEVLRELGLEQEIDAAGIAKSRVVANVRGKAVERSEERFFLPGRKNPVTLRSGSPALFLLERLRDEAHRFAVTYHRKLRGKEALHSSLEGIPGVGPARRKALLKHFGSLKRVRAATLEELLAAPGVTGAVARAVFARYREAEEP, encoded by the coding sequence ATGAGCTCCAAACCGACCCTGCCCGAGATCGACCTGAAGAAGTTCCCCACCGCCCCCGGGGTCTACCTTATGAAGGGGGAGGGGGGGGAGATCCTCTACGTCGGCAAGGCCAAGAGCCTGAGGGCCCGCCTGCGCAGCTACTTCGCCTCCGCCGGCGACGGCCGCCTCCATGTCCGCTTCCTGATGAACCGCGTCAGGGACATCGAGACCATTGTCACCGATACCGAGAAAGAGGCTCTGATCCTCGAGAACACCCTTATCAAGCGGCACCGGCCCCGATACAACATCGACCTGCGCGACGACAAGACCTATGTCTCCCTGCGTCTCGACCCGCGGGAGGAGTTCCCCTTCCTTCAGGTCGTGCGCCGGGTGCCCCGGGACGGGGCCCTCTATTTCGGCCCCTTCGCCTCTTCGGCCGCGGTGAAGGAAACCCTCAAGGAAATCCACCGCATCTTCCCCCTGCGCCGCTACCCCATCGAGCGCTGCCGCCGGCGGGGCCGGCCCTGTCTCTTCCACCAGATGGGCCAGTGCAGCGCCCCCTGTCACGGCCTGATCTCTGCCGGGGATTATCGCGAGCTGGTGCGGGGGGTTATCGCGCTCCTTGCTGGACGGCAGAGCGAGGTGGTCGATGTCATGCGCGCCCGCATGGGCGCCGCCGCCGCGGCCATGCGCTACGAGGAGGCGGCCAGGCTGCGGGACCAGATTCGGGCCGTGGAACAGACCGTGGAGAAGCAGAAGGTGGACGCCGCCGCCGGAGGCGATCAGGACGTGGTGGGTCTTCACCGCGAGGGCGGCGAAGTGGAGATCGCCGTCCTTTTCTTCCGCCTGGGCAAGCTCGTGGACCGGCGCAGCTACAACCTGACCTGGCGCCTGGACGAGACGGAGCTGCTCTCCTCCTTCCTGCAGGAATTTTACGGCCGGGACGTCTTCGTCCCCGACCAGGTGCTCCTTCCCCTGGCGGTTGACGACGCCGAGGCTCTTGGGGAGTGGCTGGGGGAGAAGAAGGGGAGGAAGGTGGCTGTGCTGACCCCCCGGCGCGGGCCCAAGGTCGAACTGGTGGGGATGGCAGGGCGCAACGCCCGCGAATCGTTCCGCGAGCGGGGCAGCCGGCGCGAGGCCCGGGAGGCGGTACTCGAGGAGCTTTGCCGGCGCCTTCACCTGTCCCGCTCCCCGAGGCGCATGGAATGCTTCGACATCTCCCACGTCCAGGGGCGGCTCACCGTGGGCAGCATGGCGGTGGTGAGCGAAGGCGAGCCGGACTGCTCCGCCTATCGGCATTTCCGTATCCGCAGCGTTGAAGGAACCGACGACTACGCCTGCCTGCGGGAGGTCCTGCGGCGCCGCCTGCAGCGGGGCCTCAAGGAGGGGGGGCTGCCCGATTTCATCCTCGTCGACGGGGGCAGGGGGCAGCTCTCCGTCCTCTCGGAGGTCCTTCGGGAGTTGGGCCTCGAACAGGAGATCGACGCGGCGGGCATTGCCAAGAGCCGGGTGGTGGCCAACGTGCGGGGCAAGGCGGTGGAACGCAGCGAGGAGCGGTTTTTCCTCCCCGGCCGCAAGAACCCGGTGACCCTGCGCTCGGGGTCGCCCGCCCTGTTCCTGCTCGAGCGGCTGCGGGACGAGGCCCACCGGTTCGCTGTGACCTACCACCGCAAGCTGCGGGGCAAGGAGGCGCTGCATTCGTCATTGGAGGGGATTCCGGGGGTGGGTCCGGCCCGTCGCAAGGCCCTGCTCAAGCATTTCGGCAGTCTCAAGCGGGTCAGGGCTGCGACCCTGGAGGAGCTCCTTGCGGCGCCCGGAGTGACCGGGGCGGTGGCCCGGGCGGTCTTCGCCCGTTACCGGGAGGCGGAAGAGCCCTGA
- a CDS encoding cache domain-containing protein has protein sequence MSRYLFRFIKKLSLRWKMVVLVMPLVIIPIILVGSVIGVIASRQAYLGVTQTSKADLEHMADFTLDLLNSHHQQFQVYRQDKRESFKKDLATLTDIAYNLADSQKHLFQDGHITLESAKAEVKEGLRKVNVGESGYLFAITSKGDLEVHVAREGENILDEQDECGRYFIREMIQSALQSDPGEVRYIIYPWRNAILGDTNPRRKIAAYRYFPECDWVIAASSYLEETYEDLAFETRSLEELKKKINAKKVGLTGYIFGMDSKGNFKIHPEAEGQNFFDATDFKGNAFIREMCEKKNGWIRYPWKNPGDTAPRMKIVRYAYFEPWDWIVAVGSYEDEFYREANLIKWRIVTTMLLLPFIVGLVAVSLVFVASKILTEPINHMIGVIRKVKGGRMDEQMDVETSDELGELAATFNHMTRIIKSNQEMEATLAQQGKMASLGVLSSGVAHEINNPLGVILGYASYLEKKIGPEDPTYNFIHEIKRESKRCKKIVQDLLSYARTPKPSMEEADVNDLLSQIVDFAANHTDMHNVEVVKEFATDLPPVRLDGDQMRQVAINLILNAGAAMEDGGRLVVRTAREGKDALLVFRDDGAGIAPEDLERIFEPFFTTKARGTGLGLAITKQIVEQHQGRIEMESTVGQGTTVTVRLPLEPEDF, from the coding sequence ATGAGCCGCTACCTGTTCCGATTCATCAAAAAACTCAGCCTGCGCTGGAAAATGGTGGTTCTGGTGATGCCCCTGGTGATCATCCCCATCATCCTGGTCGGCAGCGTCATCGGGGTCATCGCCTCCCGCCAGGCCTACCTCGGCGTCACACAGACCAGCAAGGCCGACCTGGAGCACATGGCCGACTTCACCCTCGACCTGCTCAACTCCCACCACCAGCAGTTCCAGGTCTACCGCCAGGACAAGCGGGAGAGCTTCAAAAAGGACCTCGCCACCCTGACGGACATTGCCTACAACCTCGCCGACTCGCAGAAACACCTGTTCCAGGACGGCCACATCACCCTGGAATCGGCGAAAGCAGAGGTCAAAGAGGGACTGAGGAAGGTCAACGTCGGCGAAAGCGGCTACCTCTTCGCCATCACCAGCAAGGGGGACCTCGAGGTCCACGTCGCACGGGAGGGGGAGAACATCCTCGACGAGCAGGACGAGTGCGGCCGCTACTTTATCCGCGAGATGATCCAGAGCGCCCTGCAGTCCGATCCCGGAGAGGTTCGATACATCATCTACCCATGGCGCAACGCCATCCTCGGCGACACCAATCCGCGCCGGAAGATCGCTGCATACCGCTACTTCCCCGAGTGTGACTGGGTCATCGCCGCCAGCTCCTACCTCGAGGAGACCTACGAAGACCTGGCCTTCGAAACCCGCTCCCTGGAGGAGCTCAAGAAAAAGATCAACGCCAAAAAGGTCGGGCTCACCGGCTATATCTTCGGCATGGACAGCAAGGGCAACTTCAAGATCCATCCCGAGGCCGAGGGGCAGAACTTTTTCGACGCCACCGACTTCAAGGGCAACGCCTTCATCCGGGAGATGTGCGAGAAGAAGAACGGCTGGATCCGCTACCCCTGGAAGAACCCCGGCGACACGGCCCCGCGCATGAAAATCGTGCGCTACGCCTACTTCGAGCCCTGGGACTGGATCGTCGCGGTCGGTTCCTACGAAGACGAATTCTACCGGGAGGCCAACCTGATCAAGTGGCGCATCGTCACCACCATGCTCCTGCTCCCCTTTATCGTCGGGCTGGTGGCCGTCTCCCTCGTCTTCGTCGCCTCCAAGATCCTCACCGAACCGATCAACCACATGATCGGCGTCATCCGCAAGGTCAAGGGCGGCCGAATGGACGAGCAGATGGATGTGGAGACCAGCGACGAACTCGGAGAGCTGGCCGCCACCTTCAACCACATGACCCGGATCATCAAGAGCAACCAGGAGATGGAGGCGACCCTGGCCCAGCAGGGCAAAATGGCCTCGCTCGGGGTTCTCTCCAGCGGCGTGGCCCACGAAATCAACAACCCCCTGGGGGTGATTCTCGGCTACGCCAGCTACCTCGAGAAGAAGATCGGCCCCGAGGACCCGACCTACAACTTCATTCACGAGATCAAGCGCGAGAGCAAGCGCTGCAAAAAGATCGTCCAGGACCTGCTGAGCTACGCCAGGACGCCGAAACCGAGCATGGAGGAGGCCGACGTGAACGACCTGCTCTCGCAGATCGTCGATTTCGCCGCCAACCACACCGACATGCACAACGTGGAGGTGGTCAAGGAGTTCGCCACCGACCTTCCCCCGGTCCGGCTCGACGGCGACCAGATGCGCCAGGTGGCCATCAACCTGATTCTCAACGCCGGAGCCGCCATGGAAGACGGCGGCCGCCTCGTGGTCAGAACGGCCCGGGAGGGCAAGGATGCGCTGCTGGTCTTCCGGGACGACGGCGCCGGCATCGCCCCGGAAGACCTGGAGAGGATCTTCGAACCCTTCTTCACCACCAAGGCGAGAGGGACCGGCCTCGGACTGGCCATCACCAAGCAGATCGTGGAACAGCACCAGGGACGCATCGAGATGGAGAGCACCGTGGGGCAGGGCACCACGGTCACCGTACGCCTGCCCCTGGAACCGGAGGATTTCTGA